One genomic region from Candidatus Nanosynbacter sp. TM7-074 encodes:
- a CDS encoding NAD(P)/FAD-dependent oxidoreductase — protein sequence MSKEVIIVGAGPSALTAAIYLSREDVPTTLYERGVVGGMAAITDQIDNYPGFAEGVTGMKLASELQQQAERFGADIEYGDVTELKQVDGELELTIDGQPVRAKAVLLATGSNHRKLGVPGEDELYGRGVHYCATCDGAFYRDKRLIVVGGGNSAVQEAIFLTRYASHIDLLVRSELRASDVLQKELQKYVDEGKITVHIGATTDEIIVKDDKFYGVKSTQNGEQKEFTADGLFVFIGLIPNTQFLADSDVELDLGGHIVTDEHLRTNVPGVFASGDVRSGATMQIASAVGEGAVAALQIREYLQEKAREE from the coding sequence ATGTCTAAAGAAGTTATCATCGTTGGCGCTGGTCCAAGCGCACTCACGGCCGCAATTTATCTGTCGCGCGAGGACGTGCCGACGACACTGTATGAACGCGGAGTCGTTGGTGGTATGGCAGCCATCACTGATCAAATCGACAACTACCCAGGCTTTGCTGAGGGTGTGACTGGCATGAAATTGGCGTCCGAGCTGCAGCAGCAAGCTGAGCGATTTGGCGCGGATATTGAGTACGGCGACGTCACGGAACTGAAGCAGGTTGACGGCGAATTGGAATTGACGATTGATGGTCAGCCAGTGCGAGCCAAGGCGGTACTGCTGGCAACTGGCTCAAATCACCGCAAGCTGGGCGTACCTGGCGAAGACGAATTGTACGGCCGCGGCGTGCATTACTGTGCGACGTGTGATGGCGCATTTTACCGCGACAAGCGTTTGATCGTCGTTGGCGGTGGCAACTCGGCAGTGCAAGAAGCGATATTTTTGACTCGCTACGCCAGCCATATTGACCTGTTGGTGCGCAGCGAATTACGCGCCAGCGATGTCCTGCAAAAAGAACTACAAAAGTATGTCGATGAGGGTAAAATTACCGTCCATATCGGTGCGACAACTGATGAAATTATCGTCAAAGATGATAAGTTTTACGGCGTCAAATCGACCCAAAACGGCGAGCAAAAAGAATTTACTGCAGACGGTCTGTTCGTCTTCATCGGCCTCATCCCGAACACGCAGTTCTTGGCTGACTCAGACGTTGAACTAGATCTTGGCGGACACATTGTTACTGACGAACATTTGCGTACCAATGTCCCTGGTGTCTTTGCTTCGGGCGATGTCCGTTCGGGCGCGACCATGCAAATTGCTTCGGCGGTTGGCGAGGGTGCAGTGGCAGCGTTGCAGATTCGTGAATATTTACAAGAAAAAGCCAGAGAGGAGTAA
- a CDS encoding FKBP-type peptidyl-prolyl cis-trans isomerase, whose protein sequence is MATSKSQRIGIWVIAGMMFLGTVGGFIAMMVQPGNDAKDQAALKKAQDEYTKANDEHKKKVEAQAGELSQKYYSKFSEFSSRVGAFEAGGVKELGKEDLVEGDGTEVKDDTKFAVYYIGWNAKGEVFDQSIADGKLKEPLAIDGPAKTSVIQGWKEGLIGMKIGGVRELTIPADKAYGNQAQGDKIPANSPLKFAIMAIEKPVEIPQPEMPEIIKQYYRSRGLNV, encoded by the coding sequence ATGGCAACAAGTAAAAGCCAAAGGATAGGCATTTGGGTGATTGCCGGCATGATGTTTTTAGGAACTGTTGGCGGATTTATCGCTATGATGGTACAGCCAGGTAATGACGCCAAAGACCAGGCAGCACTGAAGAAGGCGCAGGATGAGTACACTAAAGCCAACGATGAACATAAGAAAAAAGTAGAAGCTCAGGCGGGCGAACTGAGTCAAAAATACTACAGTAAATTTTCTGAGTTTAGTTCGCGAGTCGGTGCGTTTGAGGCGGGCGGTGTTAAAGAACTTGGCAAAGAAGATTTGGTGGAAGGTGATGGTACAGAAGTCAAGGACGACACCAAATTTGCAGTGTATTACATTGGCTGGAACGCCAAAGGTGAGGTTTTTGACCAATCAATCGCTGATGGTAAATTGAAAGAGCCGCTTGCCATAGATGGTCCAGCAAAAACTTCGGTAATTCAAGGCTGGAAAGAAGGTTTAATTGGTATGAAGATTGGTGGCGTACGCGAATTGACAATTCCAGCTGACAAGGCTTACGGAAATCAGGCTCAGGGCGACAAAATCCCTGCCAATTCACCACTGAAGTTTGCCATCATGGCTATTGAAAAACCAGTAGAAATTCCGCAGCCAGAAATGCCAGAAATCATCAAACAATATTATAGGTCAAGGGGGCTAAATGTCTAA